From the genome of Streptomyces sp. NBC_01260, one region includes:
- the bldC gene encoding developmental transcriptional regulator BldC: protein MTARTPDAEPLLTPAEVATMFRVDPKTVTRWAKAGKLTSIRTLGGHRRYREAEVRALLAGIPQQRSEA from the coding sequence ATGACCGCTCGCACCCCTGATGCCGAGCCGCTGCTGACCCCGGCTGAGGTTGCCACGATGTTCCGCGTGGACCCGAAGACGGTTACCCGTTGGGCCAAGGCAGGCAAGCTCACGTCCATCCGCACGCTCGGTGGACATCGCCGGTACCGCGAGGCAGAGGTCCGCGCACTGCTTGCGGGTATTCCGCAGCAGCGCAGCGAGGCCTGA